The Acidithiobacillus ferrooxidans ATCC 23270 genomic interval TCCACTTGGACCAGTTCGCGTCAGAGCCCCGATCTGCCATGTAGCGATCATATTGTAGAAAATAGTAGGCTATCACGCCGATGGCCCCGAGCCACGGAATGGGGTTGAGGTTCATCAGCAATAACGTGGTCAGCCCGACGGGTGCGCCTGCCAGCAGATATCCCGACGCATATAAGACAATCACCGCCAGCGATATCGGTAAGGCCGTTTTCCAACGCCGCATGAGACTACTCGCCCAAACCATATATCCCATTTGCAACTGTTTCATGTCGCCACCTCTTCCTTTCGGTGTGTACGGTGCACCTCAATACCATACGGCAATTTTACCTAAAAACAAGGCATGAATCGCGTCTTGGCGCTGCTCGCCCAACCCGTCCCCTGCAGTCATGCCGCCAGCGTAAATCCCAGCGCCGGCGTACCGCCGGCATGTTCCGGAATGCGGCAACATCTGATTCCTGCGACGTGAATAATCCTATGCCCACCAGAACTCCCGTAAAATGCGGCAAATTGTCGCACCCCGATATCAGGGGCATTGTGCTGTCTCTGGTGACAGCCGCTTGCCGGAATGGGTCGGGCTGTGCGTGTCCACACATGGTGGCCGGGGAAATGCAATACTTAGCTATTGGGACCGTCGCTCGTGGAGAGCTACCCCCCCTCCGCGTCCGACCTGGCAACAGCCCCTGATGCTGCCATTTCTTGCCGACCCGAGTCCCGGGCCTGGTAGGTAGAGTTGGCCGTTGCCCCTCAAATCACCCGCGAGTAACGCACCGGCTTTTGCGCGAGGTAGGCGTCGAAGGCCATGCAGATATGGCGGATCAGCAGCCGCCCCTGCGGAGTGACCGTCAGGGTGTGAGCGTCCATGTGCAGGAGTCCATCACTCGCCATGGCCTCCAGGGCGGGCAGGCTGGCTGCGAAATGCTGGTGGAAATCCAGGCCGAACTGCCGGTTCAGCGCGGCGAAATCCAGGCTGAAATCGCAGATCAGACGGGTGATGATGTGGCGGCGCAGCAGGTCCTCGTCGCCCAGGTGCAGGCCGCGCTCCACCGGTAGGTGGCCGCTCTCCAGGGTGGTGCCCCAGGTATCCAGATCCTTGATGTTCTGACTGTAGGTGGGACCGACCATGGCGATGGCGCTCATCCCGAAGGCCAACAGATCCGTCCCGGCATGGGTGGAGTAGCCCTGAAAATTGCGATACAGACTACCTTCCCGCTGTGCGATAGCCAATTCGTCATCGGGCAGGGCGAAGTGGTCCATGCCGATATAGAGATAACCGGCCTCCTGCAGGGTGGCGATGCTTTCGGCGAGGATGCGTAGCTTGGTGTCGGGACTGGGGATGTCCGCGTCGGGAATCCGCTTCTGGGGCGGGAACCGCTCCGGCAGGTGGGCATAATTGAAGACGGACAGGCGATCCGGACGCATGGCGAGAACCGCTTCCAGCGTCCGGGCAAAGCTTTCCGGGGTCTGCAGGGGCAGGCCGTAGATCAGATCGAGGCTGACGGAGCGAAAGCCAAGCTGGCGCGCCTCGCCGATGACACCCGCAGTGAGTGCAAAACTCTGTTCGCGATGCACGGCTTTCTGCACCGCCGTATCCAGATCCTGCACCCCGATGCTGATGCGGTTGAAGCCGAAGTCGCGGAGGAGGCGGAGCGTGCCGGGCTCCAGCGCGCGCGGGTCGATTTCGATGCCGTATTCACCTCGATCATCCGGGAGCAAAAGGAAGTGTTTGCGGATGCTGTCCAGGAGGACGGTCATGTCATGCCGGCGGAGGAAAGTGGGAGTGCCGCCGCCGAAATGCAGTTGGTCCACGGGACGGTTGCCGTCGATGTGGGCGCGCGTCAGGGCCATTTCCTGGTCCAGATGGGCGACATAGGGTGTTCCCCATTCGTGGTGGCGGGTGACCACCTTGGTGCAGGCGCAGTAAAAACACAGATGCTCGCAAAAGGGGATATGGAAGTATAGAGAGAGTGGGCGACCGCTGGTATTGGAGCGGTCGAGCGCGCCTTGCAGCGATCTTTCATCGAAATCTTCGCGGAAATGGGGGGCTGTGGGGTACGAGGTGTAGCGCGGCCCCGGCTGGTCGTAACGGCGGATGAGTTCCGGGTCGAAAATCAGGCTTTGGGTGGGCGTTATGGTCATCGGT includes:
- the hemN gene encoding oxygen-independent coproporphyrinogen III oxidase, which produces MTITPTQSLIFDPELIRRYDQPGPRYTSYPTAPHFREDFDERSLQGALDRSNTSGRPLSLYFHIPFCEHLCFYCACTKVVTRHHEWGTPYVAHLDQEMALTRAHIDGNRPVDQLHFGGGTPTFLRRHDMTVLLDSIRKHFLLLPDDRGEYGIEIDPRALEPGTLRLLRDFGFNRISIGVQDLDTAVQKAVHREQSFALTAGVIGEARQLGFRSVSLDLIYGLPLQTPESFARTLEAVLAMRPDRLSVFNYAHLPERFPPQKRIPDADIPSPDTKLRILAESIATLQEAGYLYIGMDHFALPDDELAIAQREGSLYRNFQGYSTHAGTDLLAFGMSAIAMVGPTYSQNIKDLDTWGTTLESGHLPVERGLHLGDEDLLRRHIITRLICDFSLDFAALNRQFGLDFHQHFAASLPALEAMASDGLLHMDAHTLTVTPQGRLLIRHICMAFDAYLAQKPVRYSRVI